The region AATGGGGCTAGGAAGTTCTGTTGCACTTATCACTGATGGTAGATTCTCTGGGGCTACTAGAGGAGCTTCTATAGGTCACGTTTCTCCTGAAGCAGCAGAAGGTGGAATGATTGGTTTATTAAAAGATGGTGATGAGATTCATATTGATGTTGACCAATATATTTTATCTGTTAATTTAAGTGATGAAGAGATTGCTAAAAGAAAAGCAGAATTCACTCCACTTAAAAAACCTCTTAACTCAAAATGGTTAGGACAATATAGAGCACTTGTAACAAATGCAAGTTCAGGTGCAGTTTTAAAAACTGACCTTTAATATAAAAATAGTATAGCTTCAAGCTATACTATTACCCAAAACCCCACAAAAACTCCACGTTGTATTAATTTTTTATTTACGTTTTATTCAGATATAGTTTACATTTGGGTATTATAATTCTTTCTATATATATAGAAAACATAAAGGAATTATAATGAAGAAAAAACTATATTTTATAGCTATCTTTATAGCAAGTAGTCTTTTTGCCAATAATATCGACTTTCAAATGGCAGAAAAAAATCCACAAAGAGTAGCCCCAAGCACTCCTAATCAAATTTTATCATTTAACAATAGTATAAATGAGCCAATGAAATCAGTTGTTAATATTGCTGCTAAAAGAAGAGTAATATCAAACGCAGCAAATATCCCATTTCAAATGTTTAACGATCCTTTTTTAAGAAGATTCTTTGGAGATCAATTTAATGAACAATTTAACCAAAATAGAATCCAAAGGTCTTTAGGTTCTGGTGTTATTATCTCAAAAGATGGATATATAGTAACGAATAACCATGTTATTGAAAATGCTGATGAAATCTCAGTAACTATAGGAAATAATCCAAAAGAGTATAATGCAGTTATTATAGGTAAAGATTCAGATAGTGACTTAGCAGTAATAAAAATAGAAGGTGATGATTTTGAAGCTATTAAATTTGGTTATTCAACAGATTTAAAAGTTGGTGACTTGATTTTTGCTATTGGTAACCCATTTGGTATTGGTACAACTGTAACTCAAGGTATTATCTCTGCACTAAATAAAGACCATGTAGGTATTAACAGATATGAAAATTTTATTCAAACAGATGCTTCAATTAACCCAGGAAATTCAGGTGGTGCTTTAGTTGACAGTAGAGGTGCATTGATTGGTATAAATAGTGCAATTATCTCTAAATCTGGTGGAAACAATGGAATTGGTTTTGCTATTCCTGTGGCTATGGTAAAAGATGTTGTGAAAAAACTAATCACTGATGGAAAAGTTACCAGAGGTTATTTAGGTGTAGTGATTGATGATTTAAAACCAAACATATCAAAACTATACAAACATAGAACTGGTGCATTAATCTTAGATGTTGCAGGAGATACACCTGCCCAAAAAGCTGGATTAAAAAGAGGTGATTTAATTTATATGATAAATAATGTACCTATCAAAGATAGAAAAGCTTTACAAAATACAATTGCTTCTTTTAAACCAAATGAGACTATCTCTATAAAACTTGAAAGAGATAAAAAAGATATGCAACTAAATATTACATTGGGAAATAGAGCTGGATTAGTAACTTCAGATGCTAACAATGGTAAGTTTCTAGGTGGTTTAAAATTAACAGAATTAAATGCTGATATTATTAAAAGATTTAGACTAAATGCAAATGCAAGTGGTGTTTTAATTGGTTATGTTGAGCCTAATTCAGAAGCTGAAAAAGTAGGTTTTCAACCAGGGGATGTTATTATTCAAATAGAAGATATAGAAATAAAGAATTTTGCAGATATGCAACAAGCTATTAGAAAATATAACAAGCAATTAAAAAGAGTCTACGTAAACAGATACGGACAGACTATCCCTTTTGCTATAAAATAAAGGATTTACCATAGTTCAAGTACTAATGATAGAAGATGATTTAGAATTAGCTCAAATCATCACAGATTATTTAGCTTCATATGATATCGAAGTAACAAATACAGATAGTCCATACAATGGACTATCTATGTTAAGTTTAAAAGATTATAAACTTCTTATTCTAGATTTAACCCTTCCTGAGATAGATGGGCTTGAACTAATTCCTAAAATTAGAGAAAAATCTGATATTCCAATTATCATTTCAAGTGCAAGAGATGATATTTTAGACAAAGTAATGGGTCTTGAAAGAGGTGCAGATGATTATCTTCCAAAACCTTACAATCCAAGAGAATTACAAGCAAGAATAAAAGCTATTTTAAAAAGAATCACGCCTGTAGAAAAAACAGCAGAAAATGTTAAAAAGTCTGACTTTATACTAAAGGAAGATGATATTCAAATCTATTTTAAAGAGCAGTTGTTAAACCTAACTTTGGCAGAATTTGATATTTTGAAACTTATGATCCAAAGAAATGGCGCAGTTATAGCAAGAGAAGATTTTATCTATGCTAGTGACCATATAGAGGATGATAGTAGTTTAAAAAATATTGATGTAATGGTTTCAAGAATTAGATCAAAAATCTCAAAAATAGATGATAGTAAAACTTATATCAAATCAGTTAGAGGGATAGGTTATCAACTTATATGATACGTAATATTTCAATCTCTGCATTTATCAACACTATTTTCATTTTAGCCTTAATTGCTATTTCATTAACATTTACTATTTTTATCAAACTTGATAAGCAAAGATATAATATTACAATGCAAAAAAAATATGAACTTGTTGCAGAAAATCTTCTTAAGACTTTAGATTTTGCTCCATCTAAAAGTGGCATAAAATCTATTCTTGAGCAATTTAAAATGAATCAACTAGAGGATAATGAATTTACCTTAAAACTTTTAAATGAAGCAAAACCAATCTTGATGAGACAAAACTCCAAAGGTATGTATAGAATATTTTCATTTGAAGACAATCTTTATACATATGTACAAAGAGATGGATATAATCTGATGCTTCAAGATGCACAAAACTATACTTATAATCTATTGATTATTTCTTTAGCTATTGCTTTATCTTTAGGTATTTTATTCTCTTTATATTTTATTTTAAAAAGAAAGCTAAAACCCCTTAGAAATCTAAATAGAGAGATTAAAAAATTCTCAGAGGGTGATTTAAATGTCCGTATAAAATCTAATAGTTCTGATGAGATTGGTACTATTGCAAAAACTTTTGATGAAGCTATAACACACATAAACAATCAAACAAAATCAAAAGAACTATTTATGCGTAATATGATGCATGAGCTAAAAACTCCTATTACAAAAGCTATGTTTATTGCTGAAACCTTAGATGATGACAAAAAAAGAGAAACGCTACAAAGAGCGTTTAAAAGAATGGATGACATTATCAAAGAGCTTGCTATGGTTGAAAAATTAACTTCAAACAATACAGCTGTATATAAAGAGCCTACTTCCTTTTTCAAAATATACAAAAGAACCATAGAGATAGCTCTTTTAAGTCCAGAAAAAATCAGTAGCAAAATAAATGATTTCAAACTAAATGCCGATACAGCTATGTTATCAGTTGCACTTAAAAACTTGATTGATAACGGTATTAAATTTTCACCAAATAAACATGTAGTATTAAAAGCTAACAAACATCGAATAGATATTATCTCTGAAGGAGAAAAACTAAAATATGATTTAGAGTATTATACAGAAGCTTTTTCCCAAGAAGAGAAAAGAAGTGATGGTTTTGGATTAGGTTTATATATTGTAAAAACTATTGCCAATCTTCATGGATATAAACTAATATATAAACATAATCAAGGGAAAAATATCTTTTCTATTTTGATAGATTAACCTCTTTCATAATCCCAAACCAATCTCTTTTAAAATGTTTTTTAATATATCTTTCTTTGTGAGGTACTATACATCCTGAGCAGTTTTGGTGAATATAATCTTCACCTTTATACTGAGACCCATCTTTTGAGTCTATACTACAGTATGAAAACAGTGTTTTATCTTCTTGTTTTTTAATCCCTGCATCATCAAACCTAAAATTGGGACAGGCACATAAATAGCAGTTTAACTCCTCATAATCGTGGCACTTTTTATTATCTTTGTATAGTGGGCAAAAATCAGGCTCTTTTTTAACCATATTATCAAATCTAAAATACTCTATCACCTCATCATCTGATAAATCTTTTAACTTTTCTAAAATTTTTGCGTGTTTATTTCCATGTTCATTGAACCATTCATTATAAGTCATATTTTCATTTTCCTAATTAAATATATATCATCTTTTTTGTCATACCACCATCTACAACAAAATCACTTCCAGTGATAAAACCTTTGTTTTTTAATAAAAATTTCACTGTATCAACTATATCTTGTGGTGTTCCAACTCTGCCACTAGGGTGTTGATAATTGTCTTGTGTTGATGGAACAAATTTTTCATCAGTATTTATCCAGCCTGGACTTATTGAGTTTACTTTTACATAAGGAGCAAGGGAAATAGATAAAGCATGGGTTAAAGAGCTTATTCCACCCTTTGATGCGCTATAACTTTCCGTTCCTGCTTCACTCATAATAGCTCTTGTAGAAGAGATATTTATAATATGCCCTCTTGATTCTTTTAAAAGAGCACTAAACTCTTTTGATAAAATATATGGAGCTCTTAAGTTTGTATTTAAAACCTCATCCCATTCATCATAAGTTTGTTTATCCAAAGATTTAAATAATCCAAATCCAGCATTGTTTATAAGTGCATACAAAGAGTCTATTTCCACTTTTATTGCCTCAATCGTATTTAATATCTCTTCTTTATTTGCCAAATCACATTTATAAAAAGATATACCTTCAATACTGTTATCTTCTTTATCTATATTTATAATATTGTATTTTTTACTAAGTTTTTTAGCAAGAGCTTTTCCAATACCATTTGAAGCCCCTGTTATAATTATATTTTTCAAAATCAAATCTCCTTAGAGTCTACAATAAAAGTCACAGGTCCATCGTTTTGAATACTAACATCCATCATAGCACCAAATACACCTGTTTGCACTTCAATGCCCTCTTTTATCACATCATCTATAAACACTTCATAAAGTTCTTTTGCTACTGTTGGAGTTTCACTAGAATCAAAGCTAGGACGACGCCCTCTTTTTATGTTTCCAGCAAGGGTAAATTGAGAGATGATAAGAGCTTGCCCTTTTATATCAAGTAAAGAAAGATTCATCTTGTCATTTTCATCTTGGAAGATTCTAAGGTTTATTATCTTTGTTACAAGTTTTTTTACATCCTCTTTTGAGTCTCCTTTTTTAACTCCTAAAAGAATATTTAAACCCTTGTCTATCTTACCAACTATTTCGCCCTTAACTCTAACACTAGAAGAATTTACTCTTTGAATAACTGCTATCATTTTTTAATTGTTTTCCTTAATTAATATTCCTGTTTCTATAAAGTTATTTATTTTCTCAAAAATTTCTTTATCTACATTTCTTGCTATTTTAAGATTGTTTGCAATAAATTTACTTTTATAATAATTGATATTTTCATGCAAAAAATCTTTATAATGAATATACTTCTGACTACCTATAGTTCTATCTTCAAGATTTTTATAGTATTTACTAAAATTTTCAAAAAATACTATATCTCCTATAGGTTTAAAATAAGAATCAACTTGACGAATCGTAACACTATCATAATCGTCAGAATAATCAATTTTATCTTGCCAATTTTTAATTAAATATTTTTCATCTTTTATATAAAATGTTGTATGATATAAAATAAACAAGCAATTAGATAAAATTACACATCTTCTAATTTCAGATGAACTATTTGGATATTTAGTAAGCCATTCTAATAGATTATCTAAAACTTGTACATATATTCGTGCATTTAGAATTTCAATTTCCTCAAAAAATTCATAAATATAAGTTTTACTATTTTCAAAATCTTTTTTTATTGGATGTTTTTTATAGATAGAATCAAAAAGCTCTTTAATTGATGGATTATAGTATAAATATTTAGAAACTGTTTTCTCTTTTACATTTGAGAAAATATCTTTTTCTTTACCTTTAAAAGCATCATCATTTAAAATAATTACTATTTTACATTTAAAGTTTAAAGAAAGTTGAGTTATAAATCCAAATAAATCATTTAAATCTATATCTTTTGATTTTCTTTCAAAATCATCAATGCAAATAATTCCACCATTATTTAGTCTCTCTAAAGCAATTCTTTTTTTATTGTCTTTTGACTCTTCTTCTAATGCCGTTGCTAGTTCTGAGAAGTCAAAAAAAGATGATGCTAATTTTCCATATCTTTTTGTATATTTAGTAAAAGTTGAAGTTGTTTTAGTAACTAAATTCTTGCCACCTATTGAATGAAAAAATATTTGGCTGAAAATGTCATTTTCTATTTCTTCAATAGTACTTTTCCCATATAAACTAACATAAGAATAAGATTTGTCTTTTAAATCATTTTTTAACTCTTCCTCAATTACATTCTGCCAAAAGTGAGTTTTCCCACTTCCCCATTTTCCTGATAGCATAATAACTTTATTATCATTGTCACTATTTTTTAAATATCCATTTTGCCCAACTAAATACTCTTTTAACTCTTTTTGACTTGCCATCTTTTCTTCTTTAATTTTTTATATAATATTTTACTATATTAAAATAAAAGAACTAGTTGTATGTAGATTCAAGGCGCTGATTGTTTTTCTTGATTGAGCTTACTAAAGTAAGTGATTGAAAGAAAAATAATTAGCAACGAAGAAGATGCGTGCAAATTGTTCTTTTATTTATATTGTAAACTCTCTACTACTAGTTTCTTATTTTGAAACGGGTCAATAAACCCTTTAATATCATCAAATCTATACTTTAAAGGAAATCCTATCTCTGAACCCTCTGCTGTACTTTCTAAAACATAAAAAGGTCTTCCGTTTATATATAGGGCTTTTTTATTTGGCAAAATTAGATTTAAATTTACTACTACAAAAATATGTTTAGGTACTAGTACAAAATAAGCCTCATAACCTCTTGCTTTTAAAAGAGAAATTAGAAGATTACTTTTATCATCACAATCCCCATAATTTTGTTTTATTACATTTTCTCCACTTCTTGCAACAGATTTATTTACCTTATAAGGTATTTCAGTTACAAGATTTAACATACTTTGTACTTCACAAACTTTTGTATCACATCCAGAAACTAAACTTTTAGCTAATCTTTTTGTATATTCATCTTCTCTTACTTGATTTACATAGGTTAATCCATCTATATCAATAAATTGATTTTTAACTATAAAAAAAGATTTAAATATCATCCCTACTATAAACAAAACAATAAGCACTGATACAATAATTGAACTGTAATATATAAATTTATTTTCAAATAGCATATAAAACTTCTTTTAGTTTTTGAATATAATCTTTTCCATTAACATAAATATTTATAAAATATTCATCGATAAAATCATATTTCAAACAGTTATAGGTTTTTATATCATTTTTTTCTAACTCTTCTCTAAATTTTTTAGAGTTTATATTTTTTAGTTTTATTAATAAAGAGTTTGAACTACTATGAAATAAAAAATCTACAAACTTACAAGAATGGAATATCTTCTCTAGTTCTATTCTATTTTTTATATTTATACTATTTGATATAACTCTAAACTCTTTATCTTTTAAAGATTCTTCTAAATACTTCATATCATAAATTGATAGTTTATCTTCAGGCTCATATTTTCTTAAATTTTCGATATTCCTTTTATTTGAAAAGATAGAAGAGATACTTAAATTTTTATTTGAATAATAGGTTGAGTAGTTTTTTATAATAAAAAGTTTGTCATATTGTTCTAAATAATTAACAGCAATATTATCTGAACAAAAGTCCAAAAGTGTTTCATCTATTATGATAGTTGCTTCTTTTGATACCCAATATTTAAATAGGTTTTCTAAATCATAAAAGGTACCATCAAGATAAGAGGGATTTGCAAAAACAACTATGCTTTCATCTTTTATTGGTAAAAATATATTTTCAAATCTATTTATAAGTCTTACTTCATATTTCAAGTTTAGGGCAGCTTTTTTATACTCTAAACTACAAGGGGAATATATAAAACAATATTTTTTATCCAAAAATTTAAGTATTGAGTAGATTGCTGAACTATAGCCATTAAATAACTCAACTTGTTTTTCAGATATTTTATATCTATTTTTTAGTAACTCTAAAAGATTTAGATAATCAGCATTTTCTATGCTGTTATAATCTATTTGAATATTTGGTTTTAAATAATTCTCTTTTATACTAAAATCTATCATAATCTAAATATTCAAAAAGTTTTTTATACCTGTAAATATAATTTGAGCAGATAAAGCTGCAAGGAAAAGACCAGTGATTTTTGATACCACAAGAAGTCCTTGTCTTCCAACAACTTTTTTTATGATATGTGAAAAATAAAGCATTAATCCTATCACAACCACTGCACATACAAGAGCGATACTTCCTACAAAATGTTCTGCTGCATTTTTAAACCCTGCACCCATTACAAGTAAAACCCCTATTGTTCCTGGGCCAATTGTAATTGGAATAGATAAAGGAACAACAGCTAGTTCAGAGATATCTTTTTGCTCAATTTTTTGAGTATCTTTATTTCCTTTGATTAGCTCAACTGCTGAAAGGAAAAGTAAAGCTCCAGCTCCAATTCTAAAGGCATCTAAGGTTATCCCAAAGACAGCAAAAATATATTTTCCAAAATATAGTAATACTATACTGATTACAATTACTGAAGTTGTTACTTTGATTGCAAGTGCTCTTTTTTCTAAAAGAGTTGCATCAGTTGTAACAGTTAAAAAAACTGATAACACAAAAAATGGTGTCATAATAAAAAACATTTTTAAAAATGTAGCAACAAAAAGTTCCATAGAAAACTTCCTAAAAATTATAATTTTAGGAAGTATATCAAAATAAAGAATAAATTATTTAAAGTGTTTGTTTACAATCTCTAAGAAATCATCAGGATTTTTATATCCTACTATTTGTGAGGCTTTGATTTCATTGTTGTCTTTATCCCAAAAAATTAGTGCTGGAGGACCAACAACTCCAAATCTTTTTTGCATAGCTTTATCATCTGCATTATTTTCAGTTACATCAGCTTTTACTAAAGTAAACTCTTTTAGTTTTGCAATAACTCTTGGGTCTTTAAAAGTGATCTCTTCTAACTCTTTACAAGAGATACACCAAGTGGCATAAAAATCAAGCATTACAGGTTTACTTGAAGCTTTAACAGCTGCATCAATCTCTGTATTGTTTTTTACATAAGCCACAGGTAACACTTCAGCTTGACTTACAGCAACTCCTGATGTAAATTTATCTAATGGTTTTAAAACATTTGTAGCTCCACTAACAGCACCTACAAAAACAAGTACTCCATAAATAAGAATAACTATAGTTAAAACTCTTGCTAAGATATGTTCAAATATTTTTAAATACACTGCTGTACCAATTAATAATAATGCCCATAAATACATAATAATTGTTGGGTCAAATACTCTATCTAACATCCAAATTGCAACAGCAAGCATCACTATACCAAAGATTTTAGTAACAGACTCCATCCAACCACCTGGTGTTGGCATATATTTTCCAGCACCAAGACCTATAAGTAACAATGGTGCGCCCATACCCAAACTCATCACAAATAAAGCAGCCCCACCAAGTATGGCGTCACCTGTTTGTCCAATATATACTAAAGCTCCTGCTAAAGGTGGTGCAACACAAGGTCCAACTATAAGTGCAGACAAAAATCCCATAATAGCGATTCCCACTACGCCTTGTTTCTCTTTTCCATCAGTTGTTTTATTTATCTTATTTTGTAAGCTTTGAGGTAATTCTAGTTTAAAGTAACCAAACATAGAAAATGCAAGTGCTACAAATATTGCAGCAAAAACTACTAATACATATGGATTTTGTAAAGATACTTGTAAATTAGCTCCAAATACGCCAGCTAAAACACCTGCTATTGTATAAGCAACTGCCATAGATAAAACATAAACCAATGATAAAAAGAAACCTTTTGAAGCTGTTAGATTACCACTATCCCCTGCTTTTACAATAATAGAAGATAAAATAGGAATCATTGGGAAAACACAAGGTGTTAAAGATAATAAAAGTCCAAATCCAAAAAAAGTAGCAAGAACTAAAAGTATATTTCCATCTTTTAATGTACCTGCAATAATATCAGTCTCATTTTGTGCAGTTGCAGTTTGTTCACTAGAAGACTCTATTTTCTCAATATTTTTAACTGCTGTATTAAAATCTACAGTTGTTGTTTCACTCATTGGTGCATAACATAAACCTTGCTTTGAACAACCTTGAAAATCAACTTGTACTTCAAAAGTAGAGCTTGAAGACTTTGATTTTAATAAATCATAGGGAATCTCAATATTTAAATCTTTTGTATGTATTTGCCAAATCTCATAAGGCTTAGCTTCGGGAACAATTAAATCTTTTCTAATATCTATTTTTTCAGGTTTTGTTATAAAAAATTTTAATTTATCATCATATAAATAGATATCTTTCCCAAGTTTTAATTTAAAAACTAATTTATCTTCATGTTTCTCAAAACTTGTTTTAAATGCTTCTTCTGGTTCTAAAAAACTTTGTTGTTGAATCCCAAAAGCATATAAAGAACAAATTAAAACTAATAATATTTTTCTTAACATCTATTTTTATTCCTTATTCAAAATACTCTTTAACACTATCTTCTAAATCTTTGACACTTTTTAATCCAACTTCTGTTGTAACTAATTCTCCATCTTCAAAATATGCAAGTGTTGGTAGAGCTTTTACCCCATATGATATGGCTAAATCTCTATACTGATCTATATCTACTTTGTAAATTGTTACATTATTTGGTTTAACTTTATCAAAATCTTCCAAAGTTCCTGCAAGAATTTTACATGGTGGACACCAAGTAGCATAAAAATCAACTATAACATTTTTACCTTTTATCTTTTCAATAAAATTATCTTTTGTTAAATGTTCAAATGCAAATAGGTTTCCAAGTGCAAAAAATAATACAAGTAATAAGATTTTTTTCATAAAATTCCTTTTATATTTTTCTTATTATACAAAAACAATGTGAAGTCTTTGTTTACTTATAAGAAAATCTAAGATAAGAATTATAATAAATAATTATAAAATAATTAATATTTTTTCGATAAAATTTATTTTTTTAGAATAAAAGGTTACATATGAATACATTAACAGACCTTCCTCCAAAAAGTGTTGAGTTTATGATAAAAGACAATATTGCTATGATTGATATAAGAAGACCTGATGAGTGGCAAGCTACAGGTGTTATTAAAAATGCTCACAAATTAACTTTTTTTGATGAATATGGAAATCATGATATTCCAACTTGGATGAGACAATTTGAAAAAATAGTTACTTCAAAAGATGAAGCTTTTGTTTTGATTTGTGCACATGCAAATAGAACAAGAGTTGTAGGGGATTTTTTAATACAAAATCATGGATATAAAAATGTTGCCCATTTAGCAGGTGGAATGGCTTTATGGCTTGAAGAGAATAGAAAAGTAGTTTTTGATTAAAGAAGAGGAGATTTTACTCTTCTTCTTTTTTCTTTTCATTAGCTTCTTGAAGTATTGCAATTACATCATCTAAATTTTCATAAGGGATATGAGATTTCCATTCAATATCTTTTCCATTTAGTGAAATACCAATACTAACGATATCTGGTGTACCTTTACCATAAGGCTCTGCTACATTTGAAATAAAAATTTTACCTTTTTTTGTTCCAGCTAAAGAAAGTGTTCCTAATTCTGTTGTTGCCATTTAATATCCTTTTATAAATTAAATTATTACTATTTTACATAAAGAAACTTTTGAAATGTTAAAGTTACCATATTAAATAGATTTTTTAGCAATCCTTTGTCCATATTTTACATTTTGACCTAATAATTTTTCTAATTGAACAAAATCTTTTTCCCAAACCATAACTACAGTTGAGCCCATTTTAAAGTAACCTAAACATTGCCCTTTTTTAATATCTAAAGATTCATATTCATATATTTTAATCTCTTTTGCATCACTATTAGTTTCAACTTTTGGCTCAAAATTAAATACCATTTGCCCAACATTTAAAGCTCCAACAAATACCATATAGAAAAGTTTTCCTTCATGGGTACACTCTAAAATAACCCTTTCATTTTCAACAAATAAATCTATTTGTTTATTAAGATACTTTAAATTTACTGGATATAGTTTTCCTGGCACATGAATAAGTTTATTAATTTTGAAATCACATGGTGCATGATATCTATGATAATCTTTTGGTGATA is a window of Halarcobacter sp. DNA encoding:
- a CDS encoding Do family serine endopeptidase, whose amino-acid sequence is MKKKLYFIAIFIASSLFANNIDFQMAEKNPQRVAPSTPNQILSFNNSINEPMKSVVNIAAKRRVISNAANIPFQMFNDPFLRRFFGDQFNEQFNQNRIQRSLGSGVIISKDGYIVTNNHVIENADEISVTIGNNPKEYNAVIIGKDSDSDLAVIKIEGDDFEAIKFGYSTDLKVGDLIFAIGNPFGIGTTVTQGIISALNKDHVGINRYENFIQTDASINPGNSGGALVDSRGALIGINSAIISKSGGNNGIGFAIPVAMVKDVVKKLITDGKVTRGYLGVVIDDLKPNISKLYKHRTGALILDVAGDTPAQKAGLKRGDLIYMINNVPIKDRKALQNTIASFKPNETISIKLERDKKDMQLNITLGNRAGLVTSDANNGKFLGGLKLTELNADIIKRFRLNANASGVLIGYVEPNSEAEKVGFQPGDVIIQIEDIEIKNFADMQQAIRKYNKQLKRVYVNRYGQTIPFAIK
- a CDS encoding response regulator transcription factor codes for the protein MVQVLMIEDDLELAQIITDYLASYDIEVTNTDSPYNGLSMLSLKDYKLLILDLTLPEIDGLELIPKIREKSDIPIIISSARDDILDKVMGLERGADDYLPKPYNPRELQARIKAILKRITPVEKTAENVKKSDFILKEDDIQIYFKEQLLNLTLAEFDILKLMIQRNGAVIAREDFIYASDHIEDDSSLKNIDVMVSRIRSKISKIDDSKTYIKSVRGIGYQLI
- a CDS encoding ArsS family sensor histidine kinase — translated: MIRNISISAFINTIFILALIAISLTFTIFIKLDKQRYNITMQKKYELVAENLLKTLDFAPSKSGIKSILEQFKMNQLEDNEFTLKLLNEAKPILMRQNSKGMYRIFSFEDNLYTYVQRDGYNLMLQDAQNYTYNLLIISLAIALSLGILFSLYFILKRKLKPLRNLNREIKKFSEGDLNVRIKSNSSDEIGTIAKTFDEAITHINNQTKSKELFMRNMMHELKTPITKAMFIAETLDDDKKRETLQRAFKRMDDIIKELAMVEKLTSNNTAVYKEPTSFFKIYKRTIEIALLSPEKISSKINDFKLNADTAMLSVALKNLIDNGIKFSPNKHVVLKANKHRIDIISEGEKLKYDLEYYTEAFSQEEKRSDGFGLGLYIVKTIANLHGYKLIYKHNQGKNIFSILID
- a CDS encoding SDR family oxidoreductase, with amino-acid sequence MKNIIITGASNGIGKALAKKLSKKYNIINIDKEDNSIEGISFYKCDLANKEEILNTIEAIKVEIDSLYALINNAGFGLFKSLDKQTYDEWDEVLNTNLRAPYILSKEFSALLKESRGHIINISSTRAIMSEAGTESYSASKGGISSLTHALSISLAPYVKVNSISPGWINTDEKFVPSTQDNYQHPSGRVGTPQDIVDTVKFLLKNKGFITGSDFVVDGGMTKKMIYI
- the dtd gene encoding D-aminoacyl-tRNA deacylase — encoded protein: MIAVIQRVNSSSVRVKGEIVGKIDKGLNILLGVKKGDSKEDVKKLVTKIINLRIFQDENDKMNLSLLDIKGQALIISQFTLAGNIKRGRRPSFDSSETPTVAKELYEVFIDDVIKEGIEVQTGVFGAMMDVSIQNDGPVTFIVDSKEI
- a CDS encoding P-loop NTPase fold protein → MASQKELKEYLVGQNGYLKNSDNDNKVIMLSGKWGSGKTHFWQNVIEEELKNDLKDKSYSYVSLYGKSTIEEIENDIFSQIFFHSIGGKNLVTKTTSTFTKYTKRYGKLASSFFDFSELATALEEESKDNKKRIALERLNNGGIICIDDFERKSKDIDLNDLFGFITQLSLNFKCKIVIILNDDAFKGKEKDIFSNVKEKTVSKYLYYNPSIKELFDSIYKKHPIKKDFENSKTYIYEFFEEIEILNARIYVQVLDNLLEWLTKYPNSSSEIRRCVILSNCLFILYHTTFYIKDEKYLIKNWQDKIDYSDDYDSVTIRQVDSYFKPIGDIVFFENFSKYYKNLEDRTIGSQKYIHYKDFLHENINYYKSKFIANNLKIARNVDKEIFEKINNFIETGILIKENN
- a CDS encoding transglutaminase domain-containing protein — encoded protein: MLFENKFIYYSSIIVSVLIVLFIVGMIFKSFFIVKNQFIDIDGLTYVNQVREDEYTKRLAKSLVSGCDTKVCEVQSMLNLVTEIPYKVNKSVARSGENVIKQNYGDCDDKSNLLISLLKARGYEAYFVLVPKHIFVVVNLNLILPNKKALYINGRPFYVLESTAEGSEIGFPLKYRFDDIKGFIDPFQNKKLVVESLQYK
- a CDS encoding histidinol-phosphate aminotransferase family protein, with the protein product MIDFSIKENYLKPNIQIDYNSIENADYLNLLELLKNRYKISEKQVELFNGYSSAIYSILKFLDKKYCFIYSPCSLEYKKAALNLKYEVRLINRFENIFLPIKDESIVVFANPSYLDGTFYDLENLFKYWVSKEATIIIDETLLDFCSDNIAVNYLEQYDKLFIIKNYSTYYSNKNLSISSIFSNKRNIENLRKYEPEDKLSIYDMKYLEESLKDKEFRVISNSINIKNRIELEKIFHSCKFVDFLFHSSSNSLLIKLKNINSKKFREELEKNDIKTYNCLKYDFIDEYFINIYVNGKDYIQKLKEVLYAI
- a CDS encoding MarC family protein; this translates as MELFVATFLKMFFIMTPFFVLSVFLTVTTDATLLEKRALAIKVTTSVIVISIVLLYFGKYIFAVFGITLDAFRIGAGALLFLSAVELIKGNKDTQKIEQKDISELAVVPLSIPITIGPGTIGVLLVMGAGFKNAAEHFVGSIALVCAVVVIGLMLYFSHIIKKVVGRQGLLVVSKITGLFLAALSAQIIFTGIKNFLNI